The Deinococcus koreensis genome window below encodes:
- a CDS encoding DUF4180 domain-containing protein, with the protein MTDHQPDIYSAAHHGLRVDSVTDVPELLGAAYGSDGLLLLETDLGPAFFRLGSGVAGELFQKLVNHRVPTALVVEDFSAYGERFSELASEHTRHGQVRFVHTEAEARAWLETVAGR; encoded by the coding sequence TTGACGGATCATCAACCTGACATCTACAGCGCGGCCCACCATGGGCTTCGCGTCGACAGCGTCACGGACGTTCCGGAGCTGCTGGGCGCCGCGTACGGCTCGGACGGGCTGCTGCTGCTGGAGACCGACCTCGGCCCGGCGTTCTTCCGGCTGGGCAGCGGCGTGGCGGGCGAACTGTTCCAGAAGCTGGTGAACCACCGCGTTCCGACGGCGCTGGTGGTCGAGGACTTCTCGGCTTACGGCGAGCGCTTCTCCGAACTGGCCTCCGAACACACCCGGCATGGGCAGGTGCGCTTCGTTCACACTGAGGCGGAGGCCCGCGCCTGGCTGGAGACCGTGGCGGGCCGCTGA
- a CDS encoding L-glutamate gamma-semialdehyde dehydrogenase, producing the protein MTDTLMAGLLPFEHEPYHAFSDPAVEGRQRAAFRMVREQYLGRTFPMILNGERVETAETTDVRNPADTREVVWRFPKATPEHLETAIQGAKAAFEDWKDSDPLQRVSIFKRAAELLRARRLEFNAVMTLENGKNWAEADGEVAESVDHFEVFARETLRWSQGKAVYPMPDEHVTTVYEPLGVVVCISPWNFPSAIPLGMALGAIAAGNTVVWKPAPETPLSSFLLVELLFEAGLPRNVIQFITGTNDVLGDPLVDHRDVRMVAFTGSRAVGCRIYERAARVQPGQRWLKRVVAEMGGKDPTVVCADADLDAAAHGIVQSAFGYSGQKCSACSRVIVEDAVYDAVLNKVVALTRELKGGLPEENAALGPVIHERSAERIMEYVERGRGTARLVLGGDRPDTGGRTGGFLNPTIFADVEPGDPLFQEEIFGPVLAFSRAQSWEHAIDLANDSQYGLTAAFYSRDPHKLAEARKRIHVGNLYLNRKCTGALSGTHAFGGYGMSGTNAKVGGPDYLFWFLQTKTVAQKY; encoded by the coding sequence ATGACGGACACCCTGATGGCGGGGCTGTTGCCCTTTGAACACGAGCCGTACCACGCCTTTTCCGACCCCGCGGTGGAGGGGCGGCAGCGCGCCGCGTTCCGGATGGTGCGCGAACAGTACCTGGGCCGCACCTTCCCGATGATCCTGAACGGCGAGCGGGTCGAGACGGCCGAGACCACCGACGTCCGCAACCCCGCCGATACCCGCGAGGTCGTGTGGCGCTTCCCGAAGGCCACGCCCGAGCATCTGGAGACCGCCATCCAGGGGGCGAAGGCGGCGTTCGAGGACTGGAAGGACAGCGATCCCCTGCAGCGGGTGAGCATCTTCAAGCGGGCGGCCGAGCTGCTGCGGGCGCGCCGCCTGGAATTCAACGCCGTGATGACCCTGGAGAACGGCAAGAACTGGGCCGAGGCCGACGGCGAGGTGGCCGAGAGCGTCGATCACTTCGAGGTTTTCGCCCGCGAGACGCTGCGCTGGTCTCAGGGCAAGGCCGTGTATCCCATGCCGGACGAGCACGTCACGACCGTGTACGAGCCGCTGGGCGTGGTGGTCTGCATCAGCCCCTGGAATTTTCCCAGCGCGATCCCGCTGGGCATGGCGCTGGGGGCCATCGCGGCCGGCAACACCGTGGTCTGGAAGCCCGCTCCCGAGACGCCGCTGTCGAGCTTCCTGCTGGTCGAGCTGCTGTTCGAGGCCGGGCTGCCCAGAAACGTGATCCAGTTCATCACCGGCACGAACGACGTGCTGGGCGATCCGCTGGTCGACCACAGGGACGTGCGGATGGTCGCCTTCACGGGCAGCCGCGCGGTCGGCTGCCGCATCTACGAGCGCGCGGCGAGGGTGCAGCCGGGCCAGCGCTGGCTCAAGCGCGTCGTGGCCGAGATGGGCGGCAAGGATCCCACGGTGGTGTGTGCCGACGCCGATCTGGACGCCGCCGCGCACGGCATCGTGCAGTCGGCCTTCGGGTACAGCGGCCAGAAGTGCTCGGCCTGCTCCCGCGTGATCGTCGAGGACGCCGTGTACGACGCGGTGCTGAACAAGGTCGTGGCCCTGACCCGCGAGCTGAAAGGGGGATTGCCCGAGGAGAACGCCGCGCTGGGGCCGGTCATCCACGAGCGCAGCGCCGAGCGGATCATGGAGTACGTGGAGCGGGGCCGGGGCACGGCGCGGCTGGTGCTGGGCGGCGACCGCCCGGACACCGGGGGGCGCACCGGCGGCTTCCTCAACCCCACCATCTTCGCCGATGTCGAGCCGGGCGACCCGCTGTTTCAGGAGGAGATCTTCGGGCCGGTGCTGGCGTTCAGCCGGGCGCAGAGCTGGGAGCACGCCATCGACCTCGCCAACGACTCCCAGTATGGCCTGACCGCCGCCTTCTACAGCCGCGACCCGCACAAGCTGGCCGAGGCCAGGAAGCGCATCCACGTGGGCAACCTGTACCTGAACCGCAAGTGCACGGGCGCCCTGAGCGGCACGCACGCCTTCGGCGGCTACGGCATGAGCGGCACCAACGCCAAGGTGGGCGGCCCGGACTACCTGTTCTGGTTCCTGCAGACGAAGACGGTGGCGCAGAAGTATTAG
- a CDS encoding alpha/beta fold hydrolase, whose protein sequence is MSTYVLLHGGWSGGWVWQQVADDLRAHGHRVFTPTLSGYGERSHLLSPSITLTTLVDDVINVLAWEELEGVALIAHSLNGAVAQAVAARVPQRLSHLVLLDAFLVRDGESTADTFDSAYTAGIQQWVDAAGEGWFVPRLEPAEDSVDAREARGRHTAFPWRPYLEPVKLGGLSSPTVARTYILCTDREDSPVDTAILASAQRARADGWNVLEFPSGHVPMWTAPQHLSQLFQALAAGAQS, encoded by the coding sequence ATGTCGACGTATGTGCTGCTGCATGGTGGCTGGTCTGGCGGCTGGGTCTGGCAGCAGGTGGCCGACGATCTGCGGGCCCACGGGCACCGGGTGTTCACCCCCACCCTGAGCGGCTATGGCGAGCGCTCGCACCTGCTCTCGCCCTCCATCACCCTGACCACTCTGGTAGACGATGTCATCAACGTCCTGGCCTGGGAGGAATTGGAGGGCGTGGCGCTGATCGCCCATAGCCTGAACGGCGCCGTGGCCCAGGCGGTCGCCGCCCGGGTTCCCCAGCGCCTCTCGCACCTCGTCCTGCTCGACGCGTTTCTGGTGCGTGACGGAGAGAGCACCGCCGACACCTTTGATTCCGCTTACACGGCTGGAATTCAGCAGTGGGTGGACGCCGCCGGTGAAGGCTGGTTCGTCCCGCGCCTGGAGCCCGCAGAGGACAGCGTCGATGCGCGGGAGGCGCGGGGCCGTCATACCGCCTTTCCCTGGCGGCCCTATCTGGAGCCGGTGAAACTGGGGGGCCTCTCCTCGCCCACAGTCGCCCGAACCTACATACTATGCACGGATCGGGAAGACTCGCCGGTAGACACCGCGATCCTGGCGTCGGCGCAGCGGGCCAGGGCGGACGGCTGGAATGTACTGGAGTTCCCTTCAGGCCATGTGCCCATGTGGACGGCGCCTCAGCACCTGAGCCAGCTCTTCCAAGCGCTGGCAGCCGGAGCACAGTCCTGA
- a CDS encoding ROK family protein — protein sequence MTPDDTSPALLALDLGGTSMRAALVRGGQILRRLEAPTPKPSTPDAVLPALVELAAPLAPLASALGVACAGAVAGGRVTATATHTFPGWVNIGLAQALETGLGLPCRALNDARAAAWGEYAAGAGRGSSEFMFITVSTGVGAGLVLGGRLHLAGNGLDAELGFVSVPSAWGAGGAVPPLGALGPLEFETSGTALNARAQALGFPGARALCDAAEAGDRQADAAYARSAALIAWKVADVAALLGVTRVALGGSVGLRDGYLARVRESLGCFPARYRPDVVHAELGADAGLIGAALWALADV from the coding sequence GTGACCCCGGACGACACTTCCCCCGCCCTGCTGGCCCTGGATCTGGGGGGCACCTCCATGCGCGCCGCCCTGGTTCGCGGCGGGCAGATCCTGCGCCGTCTGGAGGCCCCGACGCCCAAACCCTCGACCCCGGACGCCGTGCTGCCCGCGCTGGTCGAGCTGGCCGCCCCGCTGGCGCCCCTGGCCTCGGCGCTGGGGGTCGCCTGCGCGGGCGCGGTGGCGGGGGGCCGGGTCACCGCCACCGCCACGCACACCTTTCCGGGCTGGGTGAACATCGGGCTGGCACAGGCGCTGGAAACGGGCCTGGGACTGCCCTGCCGCGCCCTGAACGACGCGCGGGCGGCGGCCTGGGGCGAATATGCCGCCGGAGCCGGGCGGGGTTCGTCCGAGTTCATGTTCATCACGGTCAGCACCGGGGTGGGGGCGGGGCTGGTGCTGGGGGGAAGGCTGCACCTGGCGGGCAACGGGCTGGACGCCGAGCTGGGCTTCGTCTCGGTGCCGTCGGCGTGGGGAGCGGGAGGGGCCGTGCCCCCGCTGGGTGCCCTGGGCCCGCTGGAGTTCGAGACCAGCGGCACCGCCCTGAACGCGCGGGCGCAGGCCCTGGGCTTCCCCGGCGCCCGCGCCCTGTGTGACGCCGCCGAGGCCGGAGACCGGCAGGCCGACGCCGCGTATGCGCGCTCGGCCGCCCTGATCGCCTGGAAGGTGGCGGACGTCGCGGCGCTGCTGGGCGTGACGCGGGTCGCGCTGGGCGGCTCGGTGGGCCTGCGGGACGGCTACCTCGCGCGGGTGCGGGAGAGCCTGGGCTGCTTCCCGGCGCGTTACCGCCCCGATGTGGTGCACGCCGAGCTGGGCGCCGACGCGGGCCTGATCGGCGCGGCGCTGTGGGCCCTGGCGGACGTTTGA
- a CDS encoding DUF4127 family protein — MPPIRRLLLIPPDTRPPTLELPASLARMTGVEVGVPPARALPAFFTPGDTDALRAWLLKMVAGADALVVCLETLCLGGMIPARRVSDSLEVALERLKVLREVKERRPGLQISAFGVIVRVAHDNDPHEEKPYYGQWGRELRAYSAAFDRLARHGESERGALDAARAALPADILADWLGTRERNRALHLEALNLLAEGVLGHLCLTLDDTTPYGLAAYDRRLLEARADELGVWERLDIYPGADEVPCALIARALRPGPHRVWVRYSGLGGAETEMLYEDRPAGELVRAHLRAAGCVPAETPDGADFVLAVNTPGLRQAHRQPDFATVDTPHRHLPAFVDALRAELEAHRRVSLADIAYPNGAESRLWTMLQGLPLARLAGFSAWNTAGNTLGTAVAFGVLAPLVTDRAAHAGALFARMVDDVLYQSWARYAVRDRLSDPSPFDLGPQREAAETLLRELITPRIQALWERHFAGQGLGLELGPPHLAWPRLFTGVFPLTVTADRG, encoded by the coding sequence GTGCCGCCCATCCGCCGTCTGCTGCTGATTCCCCCGGATACCCGCCCCCCGACCCTGGAACTGCCCGCGTCGCTGGCCCGCATGACCGGCGTGGAGGTGGGGGTGCCGCCCGCCCGCGCCCTGCCGGCGTTCTTCACCCCCGGCGACACCGACGCGCTCAGGGCCTGGCTGCTGAAGATGGTGGCCGGCGCCGACGCGCTGGTCGTGTGCCTGGAGACGCTGTGCCTGGGGGGCATGATCCCGGCCCGCCGGGTCTCGGATTCGCTGGAGGTCGCCCTGGAGAGGCTGAAGGTGCTGCGTGAGGTCAAGGAGCGGCGTCCCGGGCTGCAGATCTCCGCCTTCGGGGTGATCGTGCGGGTGGCGCACGACAACGATCCACACGAGGAGAAACCCTACTACGGCCAGTGGGGCCGGGAGCTGCGTGCCTACAGCGCGGCCTTCGACCGCCTCGCCCGGCACGGAGAGAGCGAGCGGGGCGCCCTGGACGCCGCCCGCGCCGCCCTGCCGGCAGACATTCTGGCCGACTGGCTGGGCACCCGCGAACGCAACCGGGCCCTGCATCTGGAAGCCCTGAACCTGCTCGCCGAGGGCGTGCTCGGCCACCTGTGCCTGACGCTGGACGACACCACCCCCTACGGGCTGGCCGCCTACGACCGCCGGCTGCTGGAGGCCCGCGCCGACGAGCTGGGGGTCTGGGAGCGGCTGGACATCTATCCGGGGGCCGACGAGGTGCCCTGCGCGCTGATCGCCCGCGCCCTGCGCCCCGGCCCGCACCGGGTCTGGGTGCGCTACAGCGGCCTGGGTGGAGCGGAGACCGAGATGCTGTACGAGGATCGGCCCGCCGGGGAACTCGTGCGCGCCCACCTGCGGGCCGCCGGCTGCGTGCCGGCCGAGACGCCGGACGGGGCGGACTTCGTGCTGGCGGTGAACACGCCGGGACTGAGGCAGGCCCACCGGCAACCGGACTTCGCCACGGTGGACACGCCCCACCGCCACCTGCCCGCCTTCGTGGACGCGCTCCGGGCCGAACTGGAGGCCCACCGAAGGGTCAGTCTGGCCGATATCGCCTACCCGAACGGCGCCGAGAGCCGGCTCTGGACGATGCTCCAGGGGCTGCCACTGGCCCGGCTGGCCGGGTTCAGCGCCTGGAACACGGCGGGCAACACGCTGGGCACGGCGGTCGCCTTCGGCGTCCTGGCGCCGCTGGTGACCGACCGGGCCGCCCACGCCGGGGCGCTGTTCGCCCGCATGGTCGACGACGTGCTGTACCAGTCCTGGGCCCGGTACGCGGTGCGAGACCGTCTGAGCGATCCCAGCCCCTTCGACCTGGGGCCGCAGCGGGAGGCCGCCGAGACGCTGCTGCGGGAGCTGATCACGCCGCGGATCCAGGCGCTGTGGGAGCGGCACTTCGCGGGCCAGGGCCTGGGGCTGGAACTGGGCCCGCCCCATCTGGCCTGGCCCCGGCTGTTCACCGGCGTCTTTCCGCTCACCGTGACTGCGGATCGAGGGTGA
- a CDS encoding S8 family serine peptidase, translating into MKKASHPISYMALAVLAMAMTACGGTPAVTPSPEASQPTTQTLKLVTVRIGAGVTEGALKASVPGSEVLVFDHATSRAVLSVPETRGTLQAASLNSLSLGALDAGVLAVEPNVVVSAPDDVQAMGMTTWAGGATTWAGGMTTWAGGALTWAGGASFLDASTMADVQAYWNRLELSRAHTLMPEKGTGIKVAVIDTGVDLAHPLLQNSLDTTLDWDFVGNDDSPAEETALDSGKYGHGTATVGIILQMAPNTKIQMYRALKPDGSGSMDKVVAAVNKAVANGARVINMSLGTTSDSSALNTAIAAALAKGIVVVNSVGNAGTEGLLYPSRKLDSASFAATSGLIGVGSVTKDLKRSSFSQYALNMSLTAPGEQVLTTYPGSKLMRATGTSFAAPAVTGAVALAMSAGVTNVSTLSTGLRTSVTPNQDVTFNSKLGTGTLNVGSFADLYR; encoded by the coding sequence ATGAAAAAAGCTTCTCATCCAATCTCGTACATGGCGCTGGCCGTTCTGGCCATGGCCATGACGGCCTGTGGCGGCACCCCGGCCGTCACCCCCAGCCCTGAGGCGAGCCAGCCCACCACCCAGACGCTCAAGCTGGTCACCGTGCGGATCGGCGCCGGAGTCACCGAGGGCGCCTTGAAGGCCAGCGTGCCCGGCTCGGAAGTGCTGGTCTTCGACCACGCCACCAGCCGCGCGGTGCTGTCCGTGCCGGAAACCCGCGGCACCCTGCAGGCCGCCAGCCTGAACAGCCTCAGCCTCGGCGCGCTCGATGCCGGCGTGCTGGCGGTCGAGCCCAACGTGGTCGTCAGCGCCCCTGACGACGTGCAGGCCATGGGCATGACCACCTGGGCCGGCGGCGCGACCACCTGGGCCGGCGGCATGACCACCTGGGCCGGCGGCGCCCTGACCTGGGCCGGCGGCGCTTCGTTCCTCGACGCCAGCACCATGGCCGACGTACAGGCCTACTGGAACCGCCTGGAGCTGTCCAGGGCCCACACCCTGATGCCGGAGAAAGGCACCGGGATCAAGGTGGCCGTGATCGACACCGGCGTAGACCTGGCCCACCCGCTGCTCCAGAACAGCCTGGACACCACCCTCGACTGGGACTTCGTGGGCAACGATGATTCCCCGGCAGAAGAGACCGCCCTGGACTCCGGCAAATACGGCCACGGCACGGCCACGGTCGGGATCATCCTGCAGATGGCGCCGAACACCAAGATCCAGATGTACCGCGCCCTGAAGCCCGACGGCTCCGGAAGCATGGACAAGGTCGTCGCCGCCGTGAACAAGGCCGTCGCCAACGGCGCCCGCGTGATCAACATGTCGCTGGGCACCACCTCCGACTCGTCGGCCCTGAACACCGCGATCGCCGCGGCACTGGCCAAGGGGATCGTCGTGGTGAACTCGGTCGGCAACGCCGGCACCGAGGGCCTGCTGTACCCCAGCCGCAAGCTGGACTCGGCCTCCTTCGCGGCCACCAGCGGCCTGATCGGTGTGGGCAGTGTGACCAAGGATCTGAAGCGCTCCAGCTTCAGCCAGTACGCCCTGAACATGAGCCTGACCGCCCCCGGCGAACAGGTGCTGACCACCTACCCCGGCAGCAAGCTGATGCGCGCCACCGGCACCTCCTTCGCGGCCCCCGCCGTGACGGGCGCGGTCGCCCTGGCGATGTCCGCCGGCGTGACGAACGTGAGCACGCTGAGCACCGGCCTGCGCACGTCCGTAACTCCGAACCAGGACGTCACCTTCAACTCCAAGCTGGGCACCGGCACGCTGAACGTCGGCTCCTTCGCTGATCTGTACCGCTGA
- a CDS encoding NAD(P)(+) transhydrogenase (Re/Si-specific) subunit beta, whose product MQVVIDLAYFVVAVLFILGLKAMASPATARRGIVWAGVGMVIATGVTFLTPGLRNIGLMGLAIVLGGGVAWYLGRAVKMTDMPQMVAVYNGMGGGAAAAIAALEFVRGGVSGVTVAVLAVLGSLIGSVAFSGSIVAFLKLQGLMKRTWKLPSQNLANAALALAALILGALIVANGSTPLLLGVFFVLALTLGVVLTVPIGGADMPVVISLLNALTGLAVGFEGYVLGNPALIIAGIVVGASGTLLTQLMARAMNRPIRNIIFTPMTGEAVAGGGAQGTMREVSALDAAAMMRYARKVVVVPGYGMAVAGAQHKVREMGKLLEEAGVEVRYAIHPVAGRMPGHMNVLLAEAGVPYDQIFDLEEINADFPLTDVALVIGANDVVNPVARHDKGSPIYGMPILDADRAASVIVIKRGKGAGYSGIENELFFQENTSMLYGSAQQAIADVVTQLKTME is encoded by the coding sequence ATGCAGGTCGTCATCGATCTGGCGTATTTCGTGGTGGCCGTGCTGTTCATCCTGGGTCTGAAAGCCATGGCCTCGCCCGCCACGGCGCGGCGCGGCATCGTCTGGGCGGGGGTCGGCATGGTCATCGCCACCGGGGTGACCTTCCTGACCCCGGGGCTGCGGAACATCGGCCTGATGGGGCTGGCCATCGTGCTGGGCGGGGGAGTCGCCTGGTACCTGGGCCGGGCCGTGAAGATGACCGACATGCCGCAGATGGTCGCGGTCTACAACGGCATGGGGGGCGGGGCCGCCGCCGCCATCGCCGCGCTGGAGTTCGTGCGCGGTGGAGTCAGCGGCGTGACGGTCGCGGTGCTGGCGGTGCTGGGCTCGCTGATCGGCTCGGTGGCCTTCAGCGGCTCGATCGTGGCCTTCCTGAAGCTCCAGGGGCTGATGAAACGCACCTGGAAGCTCCCTTCTCAGAACCTTGCGAACGCCGCGCTGGCGCTGGCCGCGCTGATCCTGGGCGCCCTCATCGTGGCGAACGGTTCCACGCCGCTGCTGCTGGGAGTGTTCTTCGTGCTGGCGCTGACGCTGGGCGTGGTGCTCACGGTGCCCATCGGCGGGGCCGACATGCCGGTGGTGATCTCGCTGCTCAACGCCCTGACCGGGCTGGCGGTGGGCTTCGAGGGCTACGTGCTGGGCAATCCGGCGCTGATCATCGCGGGGATCGTGGTGGGGGCCTCGGGCACGCTGCTCACGCAGCTGATGGCGCGGGCCATGAACCGCCCTATCCGCAACATCATCTTCACGCCGATGACCGGGGAAGCGGTGGCGGGCGGCGGCGCGCAGGGCACCATGCGTGAGGTCAGCGCGCTGGACGCGGCCGCGATGATGCGCTACGCCCGCAAGGTGGTCGTGGTGCCGGGTTACGGCATGGCGGTGGCCGGCGCCCAGCACAAGGTGCGCGAGATGGGCAAGCTGCTGGAGGAAGCCGGCGTGGAGGTCAGGTACGCCATCCACCCGGTCGCCGGACGCATGCCCGGCCACATGAACGTGCTGCTGGCCGAGGCCGGCGTGCCCTACGACCAGATCTTCGACCTGGAGGAGATCAACGCCGACTTCCCCCTGACCGACGTGGCCCTGGTGATCGGCGCGAACGACGTGGTGAACCCGGTGGCCCGCCACGACAAGGGCAGTCCCATCTATGGCATGCCCATCCTCGACGCCGACCGGGCCGCCAGCGTGATCGTGATCAAGCGCGGCAAGGGCGCGGGCTACAGCGGTATCGAGAACGAGCTGTTCTTTCAGGAGAATACGTCCATGCTCTACGGCAGCGCCCAGCAGGCCATCGCGGACGTGGTGACCCAGCTCAAGACGATGGAGTAG
- a CDS encoding NAD(P) transhydrogenase subunit alpha, which yields MPELFYLYIFMLAAFTGYEVIARVPVILHTPLMSGSNFVHGVVLVGAMVVLGHARTPGEQAIGFFAVFLGAANAAGGYVVTERMLAMFRRDKPVAAPSRESSREAVK from the coding sequence ATGCCGGAACTGTTCTACCTGTACATCTTCATGCTGGCCGCCTTCACCGGCTACGAGGTCATCGCGCGGGTGCCGGTGATCCTGCACACGCCGCTGATGTCCGGCTCGAATTTCGTGCACGGGGTGGTACTGGTGGGCGCGATGGTCGTGCTGGGCCACGCGCGGACGCCGGGCGAGCAGGCCATCGGCTTCTTCGCGGTGTTCCTGGGGGCCGCCAACGCCGCCGGGGGCTACGTGGTCACCGAGCGCATGCTGGCGATGTTCCGGCGCGACAAGCCCGTGGCCGCGCCCAGCCGTGAGTCCAGCCGCGAGGCCGTGAAATAG
- a CDS encoding NAD(P) transhydrogenase subunit alpha, with product MAAVIGVVSSADPAERRVPLVPDVARKLSALGAGIVMQRGAARGACLGEADYPEVTWVDSAAEVLARADVLWVVDPPPDDLLAGLRPGTVLIGLLQPYASAARVQQLQERQVTSFALELLPRISRAQSMDILSSQGAAAGYQCAVIAAAHCSKFFPMLTYAAGTIRPARVLVIGAGVAGLQAIATARRLGAVVEAYDVRPETREQVESLGARFVDTGVSAVGAGGYARELTPEELIQQAAKLARAVAGSDVLITTAAIPGRRAPVIVTAAMVAGMTAGSVVVDLAAESGGNVEGTVAGQEVQAGGVRLLGPTHLPSRMPVHTSEMVARNLLNFTAPMLREGTVQIDWADEVLAGTVMTHAGEVRHAQVGRALNLPSPTLQER from the coding sequence ATGGCAGCAGTGATCGGAGTGGTCAGCAGCGCAGATCCGGCCGAACGCCGGGTGCCGCTCGTGCCGGACGTGGCCCGCAAGCTCAGCGCCCTGGGGGCCGGGATCGTGATGCAGCGCGGCGCCGCCCGGGGCGCCTGTCTGGGCGAGGCCGACTATCCCGAGGTGACCTGGGTGGACAGCGCTGCCGAGGTGCTGGCCCGCGCCGACGTGCTCTGGGTGGTCGATCCCCCGCCGGACGACCTGCTGGCGGGGCTCCGGCCCGGCACCGTGCTGATCGGCCTGCTTCAGCCCTACGCCAGTGCAGCGCGCGTCCAGCAGCTGCAGGAGCGGCAGGTCACCTCGTTCGCCCTGGAACTCCTGCCGCGCATCTCGCGTGCCCAGAGCATGGACATCCTCTCCTCGCAGGGGGCGGCGGCCGGCTACCAGTGCGCGGTGATCGCCGCCGCCCACTGCTCCAAGTTCTTTCCCATGCTGACCTACGCGGCGGGCACCATCCGGCCCGCCCGGGTGCTGGTGATCGGGGCCGGGGTGGCGGGCCTGCAGGCGATCGCCACGGCCCGGCGTCTGGGCGCCGTGGTGGAAGCCTACGACGTGCGGCCCGAGACCCGCGAGCAGGTGGAGTCGCTGGGCGCCAGGTTCGTGGACACCGGCGTGAGTGCGGTGGGCGCCGGCGGCTATGCCCGCGAACTGACCCCCGAGGAGCTGATCCAGCAGGCCGCGAAGCTGGCGCGGGCGGTGGCAGGCAGCGACGTCCTGATCACGACCGCCGCCATTCCGGGGCGCCGCGCCCCCGTGATCGTCACGGCCGCGATGGTCGCCGGGATGACTGCCGGGTCGGTCGTGGTGGATCTGGCCGCCGAGAGCGGGGGCAACGTGGAGGGCACGGTCGCCGGGCAGGAGGTGCAGGCCGGCGGGGTGCGCCTGCTGGGGCCGACGCACCTGCCCAGCCGGATGCCGGTGCACACCTCCGAGATGGTCGCGCGCAACCTGCTGAATTTCACCGCGCCGATGCTGCGGGAAGGAACCGTGCAGATCGACTGGGCCGACGAGGTGCTGGCCGGCACGGTCATGACCCACGCGGGCGAGGTTCGCCATGCCCAGGTGGGCCGCGCCCTGAACCTCCCCTCCCCGACCCTTCAGGAGCGCTGA
- the truB gene encoding tRNA pseudouridine(55) synthase TruB: MPVIAVDKPLHLTSHDVVNRARRLRGTKRVGHTGTLDPLATGVLVLCVDESTKLVQFMEADTKDYLAWISLGAGTPTLDAEGPVDETADVPELDAERISSVLDTFTGPQQQVPPQYSAIQVGGVRAYAVARAGGVIDLPARSVVIHDLTLLGQSARMQDAPRTFAPTAQGWTPAQTGVTFTLPEPLGEFPTLLVRARVGSGTYLRSLARDVGAALGVPAHLAGLVRTRVGRHGLEGAVALDDLPGAPGLGDLEALEFPRLEATPGLALELRQGKRPAHPALGRQVVTLDGALVAVVDGDGERLKVVRAWAG; the protein is encoded by the coding sequence ATGCCCGTGATCGCCGTGGACAAGCCCCTGCACCTCACCTCGCACGACGTCGTCAACCGGGCGCGGCGGCTGCGGGGCACGAAGCGGGTGGGCCACACCGGCACCCTCGACCCGCTGGCGACCGGGGTGCTGGTGCTGTGCGTGGACGAGAGCACCAAGCTCGTGCAGTTCATGGAGGCCGACACGAAGGACTACCTGGCCTGGATCAGCCTGGGCGCGGGCACCCCGACCCTGGACGCCGAGGGGCCGGTGGACGAGACCGCCGACGTGCCGGAGCTGGACGCCGAGCGGATCAGCAGCGTGCTGGACACCTTCACCGGCCCGCAGCAGCAGGTGCCGCCGCAGTACAGCGCCATTCAGGTCGGCGGCGTGCGGGCGTACGCCGTGGCGAGGGCAGGCGGCGTGATCGACCTGCCCGCCCGCAGCGTGGTGATCCACGACCTGACACTGCTGGGTCAGTCCGCCCGCATGCAGGACGCGCCGCGCACCTTCGCCCCCACTGCCCAGGGCTGGACACCCGCCCAGACGGGCGTGACCTTCACGCTGCCGGAGCCGCTGGGCGAGTTTCCCACCCTGCTCGTGCGGGCCCGGGTGGGCAGCGGCACCTACCTGCGCTCGCTGGCGCGCGACGTGGGCGCCGCCCTGGGCGTACCCGCCCACCTGGCCGGGTTGGTCAGGACGCGGGTGGGGCGGCACGGGCTAGAGGGGGCCGTGGCGCTGGACGACCTGCCCGGCGCCCCCGGCCTGGGCGACCTGGAGGCGCTGGAATTTCCGCGCCTGGAGGCCACGCCCGGGCTGGCGCTGGAGCTTCGGCAGGGCAAACGGCCCGCCCACCCCGCGCTGGGCCGGCAGGTCGTGACGCTGGACGGCGCGCTGGTGGCCGTGGTGGACGGCGACGGCGAGCGGCTCAAGGTCGTGCGGGCGTGGGCGGGCTGA